GTTAAGGATCTGGGTATCTCTTTAGTTGGACAGTCCGGGAATTTAGTGCCGGCAGATAAAAAAATCTATGCATTAAGAGATGTGACAGGTACAGTGGATTCGACGCCATTAATAGCAAGCTCTATTATGAGTAAAAAAATTGCTTCTGGAGCAGATGCGATTGTTCTGGATATTAAAGTCGGCAATGGGGCATTTATGAAAACAGAAGAAGAGGCAAAAGAGCTTGCGGAGACAATGGTTGCCATCGGGAATAAATTGAATCGGGAAACGGTAGCTGTTTTAACCAATATGGATCAGCCACTTGGATTCGAAATCGGCAACGGGAATGAAGTCTTGGAAGCAGTAAAATTATTACGCGACCAGGAATATAGCCAGGATTTATATGATATTTCCGTAGAAATCGCAGCACAAATGGTCTTCTTAGCAGGAAAAGCAACAACAGAAGAACAAGCTAGAAAACTTGTTAAAGAAGTGATTGAAGATGGCGAGGCTTATGAGAAATTTGTTACCTTTATTGAAGCGCAGGATGGAGATATGTCAAGTATCCATGAAATAGAAGCAGGGCATACCATTGATGTCACTGCAGATAAGGCTGGATATATTGCTTCTGTCGAAACGCAGCAAATGGGAGAAGCCGCCATGCTGCTTGGTGCCGGCCGGAAAACGAAGGATGATCAAATTGACCATCAAGCAGGAATCAGCTTTCATGTGAAATTAGGCAATAAAGTACAAGCAGGCGATAAGTTGGCAACCATTCACACCAATAGAGAAGATAATAACGCGGTGATTCAAAAAATAAAGGATGCCATTGCATTTTCAGACAGTCCTGTTCAAGTAAAACCAAGTATTATCGGCATTATTCAATAAAAATCAATGTAACAGTAAAAAGAGCTTTCAAACACAGCAACGTGTTCGAAAGCTCTTTTTGCATTATTAGAATGGATTCGTTGCCCATTGAGCAGACTGTTTAATAAAGATACGTTGATTTAATTTTAATTGCGCAACGATATATTCGGCAATATCTTCCGGCTGCATCCATTTCTCTTCATTTTTTTCCTCTAATTCATCACCAAAAACTAATTCTGTAGCTACCATACTTGGATTCATCGTAAATACTCTGATATTTTCTCTGCGAACTTCCTGCATTAAAGCTTCAGACAAACCTTGAACAGCAAATTTAGAGGCACTGTAAGCAGTAGATCCTGCTGTTGCTTTTAAACCGTTGCTGGAAGAAATATTGAAGATATCTCCTTTTTGCTTGCTGACCAGATGCGGCACAACTTCTTTTAACATATGGTACGTTCCAAAAACATTTACTTCAAAAATATGTTTCCAGGTTTTCTCGTCCATCTCCTGAAAATTGCCATGTTCGCTGATTCCTGCATTATTGATTAAAATATCTGCTTTGCCTAATCTTTGTTCTAATGTCTTTACAGCGTTTTTTACCTCTTCCTGTTTTGAAATATCTGCACTGCAGGTAAC
The nucleotide sequence above comes from Oceanobacillus timonensis. Encoded proteins:
- a CDS encoding pyrimidine-nucleoside phosphorylase, producing the protein MNTIEIINKKKYGEVLSYEEIEHIVNGYVNDTIPDYQVSSWLMAVYFQGLNSDETSALTDLMVKSGETIDLSFLNTTVVDKHSTGGVGDKVSLVVAPIIASLDIPFAKMSGRGLGHTGGTVDKLESIQGFHTELPLDRFKEQVKDLGISLVGQSGNLVPADKKIYALRDVTGTVDSTPLIASSIMSKKIASGADAIVLDIKVGNGAFMKTEEEAKELAETMVAIGNKLNRETVAVLTNMDQPLGFEIGNGNEVLEAVKLLRDQEYSQDLYDISVEIAAQMVFLAGKATTEEQARKLVKEVIEDGEAYEKFVTFIEAQDGDMSSIHEIEAGHTIDVTADKAGYIASVETQQMGEAAMLLGAGRKTKDDQIDHQAGISFHVKLGNKVQAGDKLATIHTNREDNNAVIQKIKDAIAFSDSPVQVKPSIIGIIQ
- a CDS encoding 3-ketoacyl-ACP reductase translates to MGQNIRDKVAYITGGSSGIGKATAHQFAKEGVHLGIIARNPEKLAKIEEALAGYDVNVVTCSADISKQEEVKNAVKTLEQRLGKADILINNAGISEHGNFQEMDEKTWKHIFEVNVFGTYHMLKEVVPHLVSKQKGDIFNISSSNGLKATAGSTAYSASKFAVQGLSEALMQEVRRENIRVFTMNPSMVATELVFGDELEEKNEEKWMQPEDIAEYIVAQLKLNQRIFIKQSAQWATNPF